In Daphnia magna isolate NIES linkage group LG5, ASM2063170v1.1, whole genome shotgun sequence, the sequence aaaaaaaggacttgaTTCCATTTTTCGTTGAAGTTTCAAGGCGTTTCTCGAAACCAATTGAAAGATTGGAAGCCCGGATCGGATTGCCATTCCGAATGTatccaacatttttttaaatcggtGGTTTCCAGTTCCTCAACGGAAGCTGCGATTTCATCAGCAAAGGAGGGCCATATCGAATAACAGTTTAAGAGATAAGAAAAACCCAGAAGGAATTAAATTCGGTACAAAAGACGATAGATATACTGATCTCCAATTCCCCTTTTCTATCATCATCGTCTTGTTCTTCACTCTTCATCCATCTCCTTCTCTTATTCTGAAACCTTCTTCTTCCTCCGGCTACTAGCATTACGCGAcggaataaagaaaagaagaagaaaaacctaagcagaaaaaaaagtaaagagagaaaaaaaggggggggagcTCGAAATGAGAGGAATTGAGATGGAACTACgtagagagagaaagagaataaAGAGACGAGAGCTTTTGTAGTATTTTTCCTTGGCGATGGAGGGGGGTACCCctgtagagagagagagagaaggagaaggaggaaaagaaaatgagagaagTTGAGTGACGTGGAATGCCACGGCCCGGAGGACGGAATTAAATCAGCTCCGCAGTGACTGGCAATTCAGAGCAAGCCCATCGAACGGGGTCCGTCATCGTCGGCCAGTGGACTCTCTCTCACTCAGTGCCGCCGCGCGGAACACGGGGAGCCctcgtcttttatttttctttcctactCTCATTCTATTGCTTCTTTCatctatttcttcttttcttttacggtTAATTCAGTcaagacgaaaagaaaaaaaagaaaataaaagagaacgGTCCAAGGCTCTCCATCCCCACGGTTCTCTCTCCGGTCCAGCGCGCCATCAGCCCGCAATCTCTACTAGTACAAATGatgttttctattttaatAATTAGTcattctttctctctttacTTCAAcctggaataaaaaaaaaaaaaagtttctttttgGGTTTGAAACTGTGAAGTTGTCGGGGGCTGCTGGGCCAGGAGTTAACGCGCCGAGGAGGGAGAATGGAAGCAgccaagagaagaaaagaagccaAGTATAGCAGTAGCAGTATAGCTATACATAACACGTCTTaaaatttataataataaatgggGCTACTGTTATACATTGGGAGCTGGCCACCAGCTGAGATTCTGATCTCTTTCAGCaggagaagaaagagagagaaaaaaaaaagtggcaagtaaattatttaatttttatttctcccaCTGTCTGTCTGACCGTGTTCCGTTCGCACCAGATACAAGCTGTTGATGATCTCGTTTTCACTTTTCCCTCAACACAATCTAAACCAAAGTCTTTTCATttaaagagatttttttttccccttcagAAAATAGAAAACTAAAAGATTTCTCTCTATCCCCCTAAAAACATTTCGTTTCACGCTGACCAGTTTGTTCTTAATCTCATCATCGGGGAAACACATTTATTCACGCCTGGAGACGGTTGTTGTTCAAACGGTCGtgccaaagagaaaaatgacaTTGGTGATTCACGACcgctgccatttttttttctgttaaacAAATAAGTCTGgctcttttcttcatttttaccTTGGCCAACATCTGCACGAGTCTCGCGGTGCGTgaggaggaaagaaaaaaaaaacgtgaacgATATCAAAACATTTAACACAGGAAGGAGGGGACCGAGAGACgtcagaaagaaagaaaaatagttaaGACATTTGCCTGAAAACGGGAGAGCGTGTGTTCGTTAGCTGGATTACAGATTTCAAGTCGAAAATGGCGCTGGGTAGATGTTTGTAGCATCAGCCAACATGTTTTAAAGCCCCATGTAGGGATAAACGTTACCCCCGGGAAGGCAACATTAATTGGGGCTTGACGGTGTATGGtatctagaaaagaaaaaaaaaaaatccttttgcTGGCGGATATAATAACCGGCAGCTCCAGGTGATGCTAGAAATAAGAAGGGCACCACAATGAAGGGAGTGAAGGAATAGAcagggggaagaaaaaaatgaaaccgCCAAGATACGGCCGTGTCACGATCGTTTTTATACGAGAAGAGAGAGAATGGAAAAGAATCGAGATGGGGAAGGAGGGAGATATCGTCGACCGTTAAAGAAAGAACCAGTATCAACACACAGGGTTCTTTTTCATAAAAGGTTTTTTACGTATGTGTGCCGTAAAGACATTtggttttaaaaatgtatcCAAAAGAACGGTCATCTTGACGCCACCTATCTACAAAAAAGCTAACTGCCAGACAAAAACTTGCTTTTGTGACGTCATTTTCaaccaaaattcaaaaatgtatAGGAAAATATTTCAGAAAGAGACAGGTAGATGACGAAGACAGGGTAAAAAGAATTGGAATGGTTTTCTAATTCCTTGTTCTTTAATAAGGCCCTTAGAGGAAGTACCAATTTAAAAGACAATATATTCCTGCACTATCCTACTTCGATTCCTACTTCATAATGATTTTGATCTCACATCAACCTGCTACTTATGCCATCAATTACTGATGGATTTAGATTCAAATATATAGGTAAATCAAATGGAACTCTTACCTGAACAGGAAATTCATTCCTGAAGCTGTAGGCCATGTTGGCAGAAATGGCGAACAACTCCATGAAAATTGCTGTCAAATTGATGCCCTCGCCACTTTTTGCATTGAAGAGTTTTAATATCTGTGGTACCTTGACTTTAAAATTCAGATAGACCATTTCAATTCTCTAATACTCATAAAAAACACAAAGATTTAAGTTTTATACCTAGTACTGATCCTGCAATGATTCCAAGTCCAAGACCTTTGCTCAGAGCAGCCTTCAAACATTCCACTGCGAAAAGGAGTTCAATTTATTAGAAGTTTGCTTTTTTGAGCAAATCAATCAACCGGCACGTTTATCTCAGGCTTACACAAACttagtttgaaattttaaagCCGTTTATACCATGGAAAAAGTTGAAGTTCAGGAAAAACTCATCATAGCATTGCGGACTTAACACCTGCAAAATAACTGGCTTGAGGTATTCCATTTTTCGATAATGAAAGAGTGAAAATATCGACAGAAGTGAATGTGATGAGCTGGAACCTCTACCACAATATTGCCACAAGCCGAATTATCGAATATGTAAACATTTGTGATAGATAAGGCCCGCTGCCGAAGCATATTTTGCATCACGTGAAAGCACGAAGAACCGCTAGAGGGATACTTGAAGAAGGCAAACTGATAATTTTCTCGGATAATTCGGCTAGTGTTTTATAAAACAAAGGAATTGTGATTTACataactttttaaaatttgtgtgtgtgcatgATTTAGTTTAAACATTACAATAACCGTGTTTAAGATACGAACATCAGAAAATTACAGAATCTGTCAACATGAAGCACCAACAGTGTTATGCGGTTAAATCCCTAACTACTGCAACACCAAGGGCCAAAGCATTCTCGAAAACAAACACAATGATCTGTTGGCGTTATCGCATGTTCTGTCTAAAGGTATCAACAATTTAAACTTAAACTCTGCCAGAAATTAGAACTTCTCATGCCATTTCAGTTATCAGAAAGGACTCGTACCATTTCGCCTTCATACTGATTCGCACTAGTTTACCATGTGTTGTCTTCGTCTGctcaaaaaattataataagtaGGCCTAAATCTAAAATCCATTACAGCCAAGCTTCACCTTAATGCCTTATGTCGTTGTCGTAATCACCACGAAAGCCATCGCCTCTCTGGTGTCTACCCTGTTGGTACGATGAAACGTCAAACCATAATAAAAGAGAATTCTTATTCATTACGAAGCATCTTTCTAGCTATTTGTAACTGAGTTAAGATGGAATTCGGGGTCGCGACCTTATGTGCGAGAGGTAAGCAAGATGGCTTGCAAAAATGTGATAAAGGTGCacgacaagaaaaaagaaaaaaccaacgCTGCACAAAGGGCCATATCAGCCGTCAATCAATAAAGCGATAGACTAGACAGCGCACCCAAACTACCTGAAACGATAAAAAAGAGGTGAACTAACAACACACAAATTTCGTCAACGGTGTGAAGCGCAGTTATCGGAATAAAAGCTACACTTGCAGTGGAGTTACAAATACTATAACTGACACTAAGAACCAGGAAACGTGAAGAGATGCGTTGTGCTATTCTACTTTTTCTTCTAGTATCGGTGGGTTTTGGTGCCACTCTGACAGGTAATTTCTTTAACACGAAATTTCATTTGTGGCCAATTCGAGTTGTTGAAATTAATTATCCAGAAGGCAAAATCCAGCCAAAACATGTGCTTGAAAAAGCGCTGCACCAGGCTAGAAATCCTATCGACGATATCATCCGAGACGTCCTGGAGATCGTTCGCCAGTTGATGCTTAATGGCACTGAAAATATACCGCCATTAGATCCGTTCTTTATTGAGTACCTTCTGGTGAATTTCACGTCGGCAGATGCCGAGTAAatcctttatttttgtttttaaagttgTTTGAATGTTTTTGATAGAGAATATTCTCTTTCCAGTTTGCTGTTACAGGTTGACAACACATTGGTAACCCACTTGGCTGAATTTGTCGTCGAATCAGTTCAAACCAACATGGTGCGGCTGACAATGGAGCTCCAATTAAGCTGTAAAATAAGATTTTCAAATTAGTGTGATTTCTAAtagattattatttgaatTCTAGTACCCGAGTTCAATATCGACGGTCATTACGCAATGGATGGAATGTTGCTGAATCTATTCCCACTCTACGGCGCTGGAAATTACTTGTATTACGAAAAATCTACTCAACTATTCCATAACAACGATTTGTGATAATTTTCCATTCTTACTTAGCGTACACGTTTCTAATGTGAGTCTCGGAGGTGGTGCTGGTTTGAGCATGGGAGTCCCTCCGCAGATTCGTGACTTGCACCTGGATTTTACCTTCCAATCCCTCGAagtcaattttgaaaatcTCTTGGGTGGTGGCTCTTTAGAAGAGCTAATCGAAACTGTCATCAACGAACTAGGTAAAGAAAAGTCAGGGTCAGTGAATAATTAGGTCAATCGACTTTTACTTAAACCTTTTGTATCACAAATAGCTAAAGAGGTGGTAGATGCTGTATGGGCCATCATCAACGAACCTTTCTGTCAGCTGATAGAAGAACAAATCAACCAAGCTCTGGCAAATATGGGAGGTGAACGTTCCGAGGCATACGCTATGGCACTGTAAGTCAAGGGATTAGGAGCTCTGAGCCTATGTGACCTTTTgacacttttccatttttagaATACCTGAAACAAAGGAAGTCGGCAATGCCAATGCTTACCTGGACGAGGTGTTGGCGGAGTTGCGACAGGTGCTCTACCAAACGCCAGGCATTGATCCCAAGACCCTTCCAGATGCGTACACTGAAATCTCTGGAGGACATGCCGCTATCTACAATGGATGGTTAATAGGACTGGTAAAACACCTCTTTAATCACCTCAATAAGTGaaggaaaattttaaaacattttcttttcttcattcttcTTAACGACCGTAGTCCAGCATTCACAGAAGCGCTGATGCCACCCTGGACTATGGTGGACGTTACATCACGTTCAACGGAAGCGCTGGATATTCCAATATGCAGGTAAAACACTCTGAACGCACTCGTTTCCTTCATATTTTTgcctttgaaaagaaaacggtgGGAGCTATTAGTCCTACGCCTACCTGTATCACAATAGTCTGATAACGCTGATGGTATTTATGAAGGCTGGTTATAAAGTCCAAGTCGAGGTGTGGGGGACCGGTGTAAATGCTGAAGCCTTTGCGTTAATCCGGAGTCtggactttttcttttctttcaaaatcgACGTTCTGTCTGGAGAAGTAACAGTGAACGATTTTAACATCTACAACATCGGGTTAGTTAACAATCACGTACTGAAAATCGTTTTGATTGGCCGTTTCTTTAATGCATTACGTTCTATTGCTACAGACAAATCGACATTGAAATTAATGGATTGGCTCCGTTTGATTGGGCATTCGAAGCTATCGCCGAGCTGATCATTAAGAACGATTAAAGACGATCTAGCCGAAACCATATCAACTGTCATCTTAGAATTACTCCGACAAGCGGTTGAGAGCAACCCCCCACCGCCTCCACCAGCTTGCCTTGATTTCCCAAATTGTCTTCTAAAATGCACGCTGTTATACTTTTAACGATTGATGAATGTCACGTAAAACGTGCGACCCTATAACAATATAagcagattttaaaaatgtctaCAACATCGAAACGAAATGGGCTTGTTTCGAGAACGAAGCGATGAACAACAGAGAATGTTGAttgcaagaaaacaaaacttaaaaTGTCGCTTAATCGTTAAAAGCAATGATAAAAATTGTGATCGGTTAAACTTTTTATACAGAAGGAATTTGGACTCATGAATATGTGCTGTCAAAACAAAGCACACCTACGATTAGTATTACCAATACAACGTATTGACAATGTATCTGTGCAAGTATCGATCCAGGCCTTGCGACCGAAttcatttggaattttttgcGTGTGGGGGGTGAATGTTGTACCAATCGTGATATCCTAAAATATCAGTTCATTTACGTAATATCCGACTTTGACTAACGGAACTATTCTCATATTTCTCACGAAACGATGGGGAAATGGTGATACTCGTCCGGAAACGCTGACCAAGTTTGATACTTGCGAGTGAGAAAAAAACATGCAGCAAAAGGTTGTTGGTTCAATGGGCAACTTATGGCTGGTCAAACGACGCACGTTATCTGATGTAGGGCGCAATGGTCTGCTCATTGTAATCTCTTGCATCTGACGGCCATTCTCGCCCCTCTTCGTTCGAGAAGCGTGAAAAGATAAGATGGCACCGGGCCTGTAGCAACTgttttaaactataaaaaatgTACTTTATCGCGACTTGGCTGCAAACCCTCCCGTGCACAAGACTCGTCCCGTCAGCTGCCGGTGAAAGTAAGGCGTTGTCTGTTCTTGTTCAGTGTCCACGCTGAGAATCGCTACTATTTCAAACgcattttctttctaaattttaaattctatTTGAATTGTATCAAGGTATCTATCGTTCGGGCAGCTACCTCAAGGATCTGACTGGAGTTCCGGTAACATTTGACATTTCACGCACTTCGATCAGCGcaattaaaattttcatttgtCATTTTTCATGTAGGTCCCTCTTTCCTCAAAATGAAAGTTTTGCTTATTATAAGTAAGTAATTTAAAACCTTACTTGGGCGAGtctatttgaaaaacaaattccgTTGGTGCAACTAGTCCAAGGGCGGCTTATCTCGTGTCTGAAAGccccaaaaaaataagataGGAGATGTAGAAATTACACGTTTTCAAGTGCCGGCCGGCGTCTTGAACGATATgaaaaaaattcgaatttcTCACATGTTTGCTATCAAgattattgttattttctaACCCCCCCTCTGTTTTCCACTCACTATTTATGATGAATAGCGATATTTGCCGCAACGGCCTGGGCTAGTGATCCATGGCCAACCCGCATTCCTGACAACTTGGCCCTGTGTTACGTGAACAAAACTATTAGCGACCGATTCCGCCGGATGCCGAACTCTATGGAAAACCTTGTAGCCCTCATCCGCAAGGTTGAAGCTCATCCCGACACGGCTCTTTGGACTATGGGCAAGATGGCCAGCACACTCATCCACAGGTACTGCGTTGTCCTTTAACATTCCGCTCTAAAACATACACACATTTATTTACGTACCGTATctcaaaatttgaaatggttatGCTAAAAGATTCCGTTACGACGGTATCATTGACATACCCGATGCTGGTCCGGATGTTGTCCCTGTTGTCAATGAACGTGCTGAAAGTGACAAATACCGTCTGCAATGGAGGTTGGTGCCCGGTATAGCGAGCGATTTCCCAGAATCTTCTTTGACTATGGAAGAAAAGGTATACAATTTCAACATTTATTTGGTTGatttttcaagaaaagcaTCGTTCAAAATCTCACCACTTATCAAACTGcaataatgtaaaaaaaaataaagcccCCCTCCCCAAAGAAAATACGAAAGAGGGAGATAAAACGTTCTACTCTTATCTACAACCACTTTGGGTCAAACACACAGGGGTTTGGTGTTGTTCACTCGTAGGTATTTGTTCTGCACCAACTGTAAAGAAATTTCTATTGGTCAGCTGATTATAAAGGCCACGTACCTACCACGTACGATACCACAATATCAATCTcttacctctttttttttctttttccctgtATGCCGGGCGCAGTGCTCAATGCATTGGATGCTTTCGTACACAGTGAACCACACGGCCCGTGCGGACACGCGCGGAACGGTAGGACGCTCCCTGATCGACACTGATTCCGAGGAATCTGAAGGACACGAACATCACCACACGGAGCATCATGGAACGGAAGACGTTAAAGACAAAGATTCACAGGAGTAAGCTCGACTCCTTAGTTTACGTTAACAGATCACGAAAAATAACCAGAATGAATGGCTTACTTTTAGAACGTCGGAGGGAGACGCCGTCGAACATGAACATGAAAATTCAATTGAAGAAAATCGTGAGAGCggagaaaataaagaaactcCAATGGTGGAATCAGCCGAACGAACAGAGGACGACGTGATGGAAGAAAGCGTTGCGGAAGATGCTGTCGAACCCGAAGACGCTTCCAGAAGACGCTCCAGAAGACGCTCCAGAAGACGTTCCAGAAGACGCCCCTGAAGACGTTCAAGAAGACATGGTCGAAGAGCCAACAGAGGAGGTTGCTGATGACAATGGAGCAGTAGATATGGGTGAAGATTACGGCCCATCTGATGACGACAGCTCCGACACAAGTTTCTGGAACCGTAAACGTCGTCAAGCCGACGCCATTGCTGCTCAGCCGCTAGAAGTCGGTGTCGTTCACACCAAGTACGGCACTGTAGCGGCTGGTCCCGTTCTGGCCGGTATTGCTGCCGGTAGCGAACCTCAAAGTGCTCCGGTACGCACCTCTCCTACATAAAATATATTCTTAAATCAATCGAAACATTTTTAATTTACCATTTTGCTTACATGGCAGTTAAAAGACCTCATTAAAGATCCTGCAATGGAAATCTCGGAAAGCTCAATGGACAGAATTGTCGAAAGCATTTGGGTAGCTACGCTAGCAGgtataattttattcaatacctttttggtttcaatcaaATGATAAATTTTCTCTCCGACTGTTAGCTGATATCGCTCAAACGTCTCTGCTGAGGACACCCAGGAAAATGGAAAGCTTCGGTCCCGATGGTCAGTGGAACTGCTCGCTGTGTCCGCGTGAGTACAAGCTGAATACCAGGGAACATTCCATGCTGACTAATGCCGAGTTTTATGGCGGTGTTGACGGTAAGAACCAAGCACATTTCACTATGCTGAGCATGAGTTGTGCAATGTTTTTTCGTGTTGATGTTGCACATCAGGTTTGTTGATGGCTAAACGTATGGCCACCTGGGATACCAGCAGCTATTTGAAACTGTCGGCTGTGCTGGAAATGTACTACTCTGAAACTGGTATCCACGGCGACACCAAGTATCGTGCTTGCAATCGTCTCTACAATTACAGGGATGATGAAATTATTGATCAGGCGATGCTTAAAGAACAggtaatttttcatttttcacgtACGTACCATTCGATGAAATCTCATGGAATGCATTTTTAAACAATAGTCCTTGAATGCTGCTTTGGTTATGTACTCTCGCGGCATTGATGGCGCTCCAACCGTTCTTCCCGGAGTTAAACCAGCAGATCAGATTGGCCAATACGTCAACACGACAATGAacgcaattttttctttcgtcgaTGGATAcctgagtaaaaaaaaaaaaattgttaatATCTGAAAATTATTTCTAGTTTATTCAAgcaccgttttttttttaacacttaGGCTCTTCTAACGACATGGATTTCACGCAGTGCAAAGGCGCTTACACCCAACCGACAGGCGAGCCTACACCAGCTACCTACACCGATCTTACCTTTGTTATTGACCAGAACACGGATGCTGTCAGTATCTATAGCCAGAAAGATCTCGCTTCGTAATACCTTTTGATTTCAATTAAAGATTATTAaccaacaaaatcaaattttacgATTTATATTACACAGAGCGCTGGCTTTGGCGCTAGATATCCAATTGGGCGGAAGCCGGATGGAAGTCGTCTCAAGCAAGGACGGAACTCCGTTCTTGGATCTCAACGTCACGCGTAATAGAGCCGAATTAGCTTGCAGCATCTCCAGCCTTCCTATCGGTACACAAATTGAATTTAACATTACGCATAGtatatttgaaaaagaaaattatgcAAACATAGGAAACAGTGAGCGACGCGTAGCCGACACTTTGGATCGAACTCGCTCCCGAATTTTGACCGAACGGTCTTCAGAAAAAGCTAACAAAATTGCTGGTGCCAACAAGCGCTCAATCCTCTTTTTCGTGACATCGAGCATCTCTGCTGAGAAGGACAGGATCAAATCAGTTTTACTGAAAATGCTTCAAGAAATGCCAGGTAATGAAGAATGGTTCAACCCCGCAGGATTTGGCGCTCGCTGTGAAacttaatttattattattttttaaatattgcttAGACGTTCACATCATGTTCGCCACCCTGGCTAGTCCCGAGGAACTCCGTCCATTTGTGGCCAATTTCGATCGTGACATTATCCGCATGGGTCAGTTCACCAAATACTACGAAGCTGCTCCTGAAATCGCTAAACGTCTGGCAACCGGTATGATGGAAATGAATTATATTTAATTAGGATATGTTCATAAGTGACAATTATTTCCCAACAGTCGGAGCTCGTCTGTCTTATCCCGAGTGCAAAGACCTCAGTACAAGTTCCAATACCACGGAAGCCAAATATGTGTACACAGGATTTCTTAACGCGCACACGGTCCAATATTTCCGTCTAGGTCCGGAGAACTTTTACAGCAGCAACGAACTATACTTAAGGGTCAGTTTACCTTCTTTGTTTGCTTAATAGGAGATTACCGATATTGATTTGTTTACCGTCATCCATCCTTATATCCACAGTTCAAGAGCATGTATGGCCTGGCAAGATACTGCGTCTCGACCACAAAGGAACGTCCAGGAACCGGTGATAACTGCAAGAGTGCCTTGAAGGCTGGGGATACCATCGAATTTAAATTCAATCAGCCGTGTGGTAAAATGGTACCGAATCATTGTACGAAACATCTACATTTCGGTTGCTCCTGCTAGCATTGATGATAACATGCCCTGTTCAGGTAAAATgggagaatttaaaaaataagttgaCGAACAAATTAATTACGTAACTcgattttttcgttttctttcgtgtGTTCCCTTATACAGAGAAAGATTGTCATACACCTGACCAGGTGAAATTCACTTTTAGCCACTCTGGCATGCGTTGCAGTGGTGCTGTTGGTAGTGCTGTTTTGTCTCACTTGACTTTAGTTTTGGCTGTATTGATGACTTGGTTCCTCAATcgtaaataacaataatacctaaaaaaaaagtaagaaaaatgtAACAATTAAATCCAATAACACAAAGTTAATTTGAGTTACCATGAGATCAATCCatgtagtaaaaaaaatccttacaaaaatttttttaccaaaaaaaaagaaaaatacacataaaaataacaattacGAGTCGTTGTGTATTAGCATtaagaaatgttttaaaatgaaagggaaaattggaattttctttcttaagATCACAAAAAAACGCATCAAGATCATCATTTTCCGATTCGCTGGACGGACCATTCTTGTTGACATAGAGGGCATCTGTTGTTTTGCTTGACCTGCATGGAACACCACTTAATATCATTATACTCAGTACATTGAGATAGGATTAAACTATTGATGTCACCCATAATTTCATGCAGCAGTTGTGAAATGAGTGGTTGCATTCGCCCCAGATAACTACACACTCTTCTTGTTCCTTGTCATTCCTATTTTCGGCCTGGCAACGTAGGCAGGCATCTGTATTGGGaacaaattaaagaaaaagttattttcatcttttttccatttgctttaaaaaattctatttaaaaaacggcatgaaaattagaatttcaagaactaaaaaaagaaaatggttatCGAGGCTCCCATGTTGTCACGTTGGGTAAGGTCATGAGCGGCTCGTTCACTGCACTCTTTCGACCTTCGACTACTCCTTCTTTTCAAGGAAGGACTAGGAcaacattttaaaatcaatTTCCTGTTATCCCAATACGCCCaaaagaagggagaaaaagaagaccCCACGTTGCCTTTCTCTTAGAAATTCTAAACTTGTTATAGGTTACccgttattttcttttcccccatTTTATCGTTCATTTCAATCGTTCCCTGATCCTGAAAAGTTATACCTCTGGCCTTTGGTCGGTCGATCACGTGCTCCAAACAGACCCTATTTCGTCATCCCTATTTTCTTATAAACAACATCTtcgaagaagaaattcaaCCGCacaaaatcgaataaaacctaaaatacgTCAGACGTGAATGAACCATCGTAATTCAAATAATACTCCCCCCCCTTTAAGTTACATCATTTTGCTTATATTTTTAGATACATTGGGAtttgcttcttcttttgtttaattacGTTGTAGAGTAAGGTTTGATGTCAGATAGGGCCTTTCTTATGGTGAATCGGGGATTCTTAAGAGGAAAACCGTTTTACCAccagaaaagggaaaaatccACCACGTCCTTCACCGTACCAGACAAGAACTGGTACGTGGTATTTCGTAGTGGGAAGATAAACATCccttcatgtttttttttatgcctatGACCTGTATATTTAAAGCTAAGAAGGAGGGGGAGAaggcaaagagagaaaacaaaagcaaaaaaaaaaaaggatgaacaTCGCCCTACGTTGAATCTT encodes:
- the LOC116923357 gene encoding RING-box protein 2; this translates as MADDIDMEKPAEKVTVNNDCVMKSEKMFSLKRWNAVAMWSWDVECEICAICRVQVMDACLRCQAENRNDKEQEECVVIWGECNHSFHNCCMKLWVKQNNRCPLCQQEWSVQRIGK
- the LOC116923353 gene encoding LOW QUALITY PROTEIN: uncharacterized protein LOC116923353 (The sequence of the model RefSeq protein was modified relative to this genomic sequence to represent the inferred CDS: deleted 2 bases in 2 codons); translated protein: MKVLLIITIFAATAWASDPWPTRIPDNLALCYVNKTISDRFRRMPNSMENLVALIRKVEAHPDTALWTMGKMASTLIHRFRYDGIIDIPDAGPDVVPVVNERAESDKYRLQWRLVPGIASDFPESSLTMEEKCSMHWMLSYTVNHTARADTRGTVGRSLIDTDSEESEGHEHHHTEHHGTEDVKDKDSQETSEGDAVEHEHENSIEENRESGENKETPMVESAERTEDDVMEESVAEDASNPKTLPEDAPEDAPEDVPEDAPEDVQEDMVEEPTEEVADDNGAVDMGEDYGPSDDDSSDTSFWNRKRRQADAIAAQPLEVGVVHTKYGTVAAGPVLAGIAAGSEPQSAPLKDLIKDPAMEISESSMDRIVESIWVATLAADIAQTSLLRTPRKMESFGPDGQWNCSLCPREYKLNTREHSMLTNAEFYGGVDGLLMAKRMATWDTSSYLKLSAVLEMYYSETGIHGDTKYRACNRLYNYRDDEIIDQAMLKEQSLNAALVMYSRGIDGAPTVLPGVKPADQIGQYVNTTMNAIFSFVDGYLSSSNDMDFTQCKGAYTQPTGEPTPATYTDLTFVIDQNTDAVSIYSQKDLASALALALDIQLGGSRMEVVSSKDGTPFLDLNVTRNRAELACSISSLPIGNSERRVADTLDRTRSRILTERSSEKANKIAGANKRSILFFVTSSISAEKDRIKSVLLKMLQEMPDVHIMFATLASPEELRPFVANFDRDIIRMGQFTKYYEAAPEIAKRLATVGARLSYPECKDLSTSSNTTEAKYVYTGFLNAHTVQYFRLGPENFYSSNELYLRFKSMYGLARYCVSTTKERPGTGDNCKSALKAGDTIEFKFNQPCGKMVPNHCTNIYISVAPASIDDNMPCSEKDCHTPDQVKFTFSHSGMRCSGAVGSAVLSHLTLVLAVLMTWFLNRK
- the LOC116923356 gene encoding uncharacterized protein LOC116923356 codes for the protein MRCAILLFLLVSVGFGATLTEGKIQPKHVLEKALHQARNPIDDIIRDVLEIVRQLMLNGTENIPPLDPFFIEYLLVNFTSADADLLLQVDNTLVTHLAEFVVESVQTNMVRLTMELQLSLPEFNIDGHYAMDGMLLNLFPLYGAGNYFVHVSNVSLGGGAGLSMGVPPQIRDLHLDFTFQSLEVNFENLLGGGSLEELIETVINELAKEVVDAVWAIINEPFCQLIEEQINQALANMGGERSEAYAMALIPETKEVGNANAYLDEVLAELRQVLYQTPGIDPKTLPDAYTEISGGHAAIYNGWLIGLSSIHRSADATLDYGGRYITFNGSAGYSNMQAGYKVQVEVWGTGVNAEAFALIRSLDFFFSFKIDVLSGEVTVNDFNIYNIGQIDIEINGLAPFDWAFEAIAELIIKND